In one Culex quinquefasciatus strain JHB chromosome 2, VPISU_Cqui_1.0_pri_paternal, whole genome shotgun sequence genomic region, the following are encoded:
- the LOC6037234 gene encoding LOW QUALITY PROTEIN: transient-receptor-potential-like protein (The sequence of the model RefSeq protein was modified relative to this genomic sequence to represent the inferred CDS: inserted 1 base in 1 codon): MSNEKKDPGGVGLQIEAPSPVPSNSILTMPIGNINLPVPLSLEEKKYLLAVERGDLATVKRILQRAHRKHHINVNCVDSLGRGALTLAIDGENLEMVEMLVIMQVETKDALLLAINAEFVEAVELLLEHEELIHKEGEPYSWQKVDINTAMFTPDVTPLMLAAHKNNYEILKILLDRGATLPMPHDVKCGCDECIRRSSEDSLRHSLARVNEYRALASPSLIALSSQDPLLTAFQLSWELRNLAFAEQECKSEYLELRRQCQTFAVDLLDQSRSSQELAIILNYDPESPPYMDGDHMKLTRLELAIDYKQKKFVAHPNIQQLLAAMWYEGVPGFRRKSALDKIAIITKVAVLFPLYCMLYMIAPTCETSKFMRKPFMKFLIHASSYLFFLFLLILVSQRAEVQVVLLFGTESMKRALQEELARQRGNGPTYLECLVVIYVIGFIWEETQEIFAEGIQSYLKNMWNFIDFSRNFLYCCVVLLRVIAYIQQTSEVNKDPSTAYIARENWDDFDPXLIAEGLFAAANIFSALKLVHLFSINPHLGPLQISLGRMVIDIVKFFFIYSLVLFAFACGLNQLLWYFADLEKSKCYSLKGGLPDWDNQGDACMKWRRFGNLFESSQSLFWASFGMVGLESFELQGIKSYTRFWGLLMFGSYSVINVIVLLNLLIAMMSNSYAMIEQHSDTEWKFARTRLWMSYFEESSTLPPPFNIFPTMKHLLRIFGKKKKRDIKRESTIRRKEDKERAERYTNVMRALVWRYVSAMHRRMEESAVTEDDINEVKGEISAMRYELLEIFEKNGMDVSAADRKEKTVLAKRMKVWERRLMKDFQVAPIDVQNELAEEDEEAQEDANPLAKFRRVAKKVATQTASAKWGQVMSGVGIETNSQIGRCRNRDSFKQQQQLQKAMHEARRLVERSPLPRSRSASPSINGYADETTNTLAMLINQLAEETGGSVVSPYATLRPDDHGQRSVTPLDLLTAQLQVALSKNPSPMMMRGSPKPGDKSPANKAGTRSPAPPTMASIVGSSPTSPEPCNDKKITSLDVRSPPKVMSPPPAKNPPMSPPPAIHVTSDIPHPFKKAGSKDSFDSIPSVEIKGPTPAPSKPASPAKAKSPPPPQPSAPVVAADQPAATVVHADDPSPLVSGVNSPPKVVKRKSAAPAAPESSSDISVSRPVASKPQPGQGMIPPPPSKEEPALVIPTLSTTPATPLPVPKNLGAIPKTPQSPPVKAKSPSPPPPPAFKVDTMADQQIPSDVNSSLEQLVPAGTVETAPPSPTCLRPINKIEDVKTIKRQPKSGWL, encoded by the exons ATGTCCAACGAGAAGAAAGACCCCGGAGGGGTTGGCCTCCAGATCGAGGCACCCTCACCGGTACCCTCCAACTCCATCCTGACCATGCCCATCGGCAACATCAACCTGCCCGTGCCCCTGTCCCTGGAGGAGAAAAAGTATCTGCTGGCGGTTGAGCGAGGCGATCTTGCCACGGTGAAGAG AATCCTCCAGCGTGCCCACCGGAAGCATCACATCAACGTGAACTGCGTGGACTCACTGGGTCGTGGTGCGCTCACCTTGGCGATCGACGGTGAGAACCTGGAGATGGTCGAGATGCTTGTGATCATGCAGGTCGAGACCAAGGACGCACTGCTGTTAGCCATCAACGCCGAGTTTGTGGAAGCTGTAGAGCTATTGCTGGAGCACGAAGAACTGATCCACAAGGAAGGGGAACCTTAC AGCTGGCAAAAGGTCGATATCAACACGGCCATGTTTACGCCGGACGTGACGCCGCTGATGTTGGCGGCTCACAAGAACAACTATGAAATCTTGAAGATTCTGCTCGATCGTGGAGCGACTCTTCCGATGCCCCACGATGTCAA GTGCGGTTGTGATGAGTGTATTCGTCGATCGTCGGAGGATTCGCTGCGTCACTCGTTGGCCCGTGTCAATGAGTACCGTGCGTTGGCGAGTCCGTCGTTGATCGCGCTCAGTTCGCAGGATCCACTGCTGACGGCTTTCCAGCTGTCTTGGGAGTTGCGTAACTTGGCCTTTGCTGAACAGGAGTGCAAATCGGAATATCTCGAGTTGCGTCGGCAGTGTCAGACGTTTGCCGTGGATTTACTGGATCAGTCGCGTAGCTCGCAAGAGTTGGCCATCATTTTGAACTATGATCCGGAGTCGCCGCCGTACATGGATGGCGATCATATGAAACTGACTCGGTTGGAGCTTGCGATTGACTACAAACAGAAGAAATTTGTCGCTCATCCGAACATCCAGCAACTGTTGGCCGCCATGTGGTACGAGGGAGTTCCTGGGTTCCGTCGCAAGTCTGCGCTGGACAAGATCGCGATCATCACCAAAGTGGCCGTCCTGTTCCCGCTGTACTGTATGCTCTACATGATCGCGCCGACCTGTGAAACGTCCAAGTTTATGCGAAAACCGTTCATGAAGTTCTTGATCCATGCGTCGTCGTATTTGTTCTTCCTGTTTCTGTTGATATTGGTGTCCCAGCGAGCTGAAGTTCAGGTAGTTCTACTGTTTGGTACGGAGAGTATGAAACGAGCCCTACAGGAAGAGTTGGCCCGCCAGCGAGGCAACGGTCCAACGTATCTCGAGTGCCTCGTGGTCATCTACGTGATCGGATTCATCTGGGAGGAAACTCAGGAGATCTTCGCCGAAGGCATCCAGAGCTACCTGAAGAACATGTGGAACTTTATCGACTTTTCTCGAAACTTCCTGTACTGCTGCGTGGTGTTGCTTCGAGTGATCGCGTACATTCAGCAGACGTCGGAGGTTAACAAAGACCCGAGTACGGCGTACATTGCACGTGAGAACTGGGACGATTTTGACC AGCTGATCGCGGAAGGTCTGTTCGCAGCGGCCAACATCTTCTCGGCCCTGAAACTGGTCCATCTGTTCTCGATCAACCCGCATCTCGGACCGCTGCAGATCTCGCTCGGTCGCATGGTCATCGATATCGTCAAGTTCTTCTTTATCTACTCTTTGGTACTGTTTGCATTCGCTTGTG GTCTGAACCAACTGCTCTGGTACTTTGCCGACCTGGAAAAGTCAAAGTGCTACAGCTTGAAGGGAGGACTACCGGATTGGGACAACCAAGGGGACGCCTGCATGAAGTGGAGACGTTTCGGAAA CCTCTTCGAGTCGTCGCAGTCACTGTTTTGGGCCAGCTTCGGCATGGTCGGGCTGGAGAGCTTCGAACTGCAGGGCATCAAGTCGTACACGCGCTTCTGGGGTCTGCTCATGTTCGGTTCGTACAGCGTGATCAACGTGATTGTGCTGTTGAACCTCCTCATCGCTATGATGTCCAACTCGTACGCCATGATCGAGCAACACTCGGACACCGAGTGGAAGTTTGCCCGGACGCGCCTCTGGATGAGCTACTTCGAGGAGAGTTCGACGCTGCCGCCGCCCTTCAACATCTTCCCGACCATGAAGCACCTGCTGCGGATCTTTGGCAAGAAGAAGAAGCGCGACATCAAGCGCGAGTCGACCATC CGCCGCAAGGAGGACAAGGAGCGGGCCGAGCGTTACACGAACGTTATGCGGGCGCTGGTGTGGCGTTACGTGTCGGCCATGCACCGCCGCATGGAGGAAAGTGCCGTTACGGAGGACGATATCAACGAGGTCAAGGGTGAAATCTCCGCCATGCGGTACGAGCTGCTGGAGATCTTCGAGAAGAATGGCATGGATGTGTCGGCGGCCGATCGCAAGGAGAAGA CTGTCCTGGCGAAGCGCATGAAGGTTTGGGAGCGTCGCCTGATGAAGGACTTCCAGGTGGCCCCGATAGACGTGCAGAACGAATTGGCCGAAGAGGACGAGGAAGCGCAAGAGGACGCCAATCCGTTGGCCAAGTTCCGACGCGTGGCGAAGAAGGTCGCAACCCAAACGGCCtcggccaagtggggccaggtCATGTCCGGGGTAGGAATTGAAACCAACTCGCAGATTGGCCGATGTCGCAACCGGGACAGCTtcaagcagcaacagcagctccAGAAGGCCATGCACGAGGCACGCCGGTTGGTTGAGCGAAGTCCGTTGCCACGATCCCGAAGTGCTTCACCGTCGATCAACGGATACGCGGACGAGACGACCAACACGTTGGCGATGCTGATCAACCAGTTGGCCGAGGAAACTGGAGGCTCCGTCGTTTCTCCGTATGCCACCCTGAGACCGGATGACCATGGTCAACGTTCCGTTACCCCGTTGGATCTGCTGACCGCTCAGCTGCAGGTTGCTCTCAGCAAGAACCCTTCGCCGATGATGATGAGAGGATCGCCGAAACCAGGAGATAAATCTCCGGCCAACAAGGCCGGTACCCGTTCTCCAGCTCCACCAACGATGGCTTCAATTGTGGGCAGTTCGCCAACATCTCCGGAACCGTGCAACGATAAAAAGATTACTTCCCTTGATGTGAGATCCCCACCAAAGGTCATGTCGCCTCCCCCAGCTAAGAATCCTCCAATGTCCCCACCACCGGCCATTCACGTGACTTCCGACATACCTCACCCCTTCAAGAAGGCCGGTTCCAAGGACAGTTTCGATTCTATTCCCTCGGTTGAGATCAAGGGCCCAACTCCGGCCCCATCCAAACCAGCTTCCCCGGCAAAGGCTAAATCTCCACCACCTCCTCAACCCTCGGCCCCGGTCGTCGCTGCCGATCAACCGGCGGCCACCGTTGTCCATGCCGACGATCCGTCACCACTCGTCTCAGGTGTCAACTCACCGCCGAAGGTCGTCAAACGTAAGTCGGCTGCCCCAGCAGCCCCCGAATCCTCCAGCGACATCTCGGTGTCCCGCCCGGTGGCCAGTAAACCACAACCCGGCCAAGGAATGATCCCACCACCACCCTCCAAAGAGGAACCAGCCCTCGTGATCCCAACCCTATCAACCACCCCAGCTACACCCCTGCCCGTCCCCAAGAACCTGGGAGCGATCCCAAAGACCCCACAATCCCCGCCAGTAAAGGCTAAATCtccgtcgccgccgccgccaccggcCTTCAAGGTGGACACGATGGCCGACCAGCAGATACCGTCGGACGTCAACTCCAGCTTGGAGCAGCTCGTGCCGGCCGGAACAGTGGAGACCGCTCCGCCGTCGCCGACGTGTCTCCGTCCCATAAACAAGATTGAGGACGTGAAGACCATCAAACGGCAACCCAAGAGCGGATGGCTGTAA